The Bacillus sp. B-jedd sequence ATGAGCCTTTAATTTTCGTAAGTAAAAAAGAAGTTCAAAATATATCCTTAGAAGAGATTTCACACATGCCCCTTATTATTCCTAGTACAGAAGGCTTGGGTATATATAATACGATTCTTGAAGCTTTTACTAAGCAAAAGCTTCAACTGACAAAGATTGCAGAATGCTCTGATATGCAAGTTTTGATGGAATTGGTTAGGAGTGGAATGGGGGTAACAATTGTCCCAAAATCTGTTTTTGATGTGTATGGGACAAAAACACTTTACGGGACGCCAATAAATAATGCCAATATGATCTCTTCTCTAGGTCTCATTTGGCTTGAATATCATTACGTTTCTGCCCCCGCCAAAAATTTCATGAAAGTAGTAAAAGGATTATTATAGTCAATAATCAATTACTGCTTAAGCACAAATACTACTTTGTTTTTATAAAAAAGTTAGGGCTTGAGGGAATTCCCCCAAGCCCTTAGGTTTTATAATATTGCTTTTTTTCACTTTTAATCATTGCGGTTAGCATCTGCAAAAGCCGTAAACGCTTGCACCTACAATAATAAGTAAAATAAACAATACGACGATTAAGACAAATTCATTTCGATAACTAGGACAGCCATAACTGAAAACAGTTGGACATCCATAGCTATAAGCTGGACAGCCATAATCATAAGCAGGAGCTGTATAAACAGGCATTGGAGCCACATTTGGGGCAATATTTGGAGCAATATTTGGTGCCACATTCGGTGCAATATTTGGGGCGATGTTTGGTGCAACATTAGGGCCAAGATTTGGTGGCGCATTAAGGTTTGAATACATTATCACACTTCCCTTCATGTGAGGAATTACTTATATAATACTCCCATGGGTGGGTTTTGAGCCCGTCTATAAAAAAATGGGTGAATATCAGGGAATGTGAAATGACCGGATATTACAATGAATAATAAAGATAATGAGCATATGAAATGGAATTTTTGTTATGGTGTACTATTGGGCGCTGTATTTTGGATGTTCTATCGGTCAAACTAAAGTTTGCCGCTCTGTATAAATACTTAAAAGAAGGCCTTGTCACCAATTTTGTAATATAAGCTGATTTATGACTGTCCGGTCCTCTTTTTTCATTAAGAATCTGAATGATCTCTTCTGCGGTCCTTATGTTAAATCCATGTCCAAACAATTTTCCGTCCTCAAGAATAACTACGTTAAGCCCTCTGAACCATGGGGTCTTTCGATCAAAGTCAGGGTTATTCACGTACAAGACATCTCCAGGCAAAAAGTGTGTGGAATTAAAGGTGACGATCCCTAGGTCAGTGTCTGTATGCCAGCTATAAAGATACAGGTTTTGAAAAAGTGAATTAAATGATTCTTCGCCAATACTAAATAAAATGGCATGGTAATAGATGATTGGAATAGCTGTGGCACATTCAAATGCATACATGGAACTGTTTCGGAAGATATCCATAATGGCATCACCTGGCTGCACATCGGATCTTAAAAGAAACCCGCCTGTCTTAGTTAATTGCCAGTACTTTGGGTTGCAGCGAGCATATGCAAAAGTTGTGAACACTGCCTGGCTTTTGTCCATGACTTTCGCACTTTGGATTATGTTCTTACGGACTTTAAGTTCAAACAATAATTCATTCTGCGAATTATAAGAATACACGATGGAAGTATTCTGCATTTGTTGAATAATGGTTTTCTCAATACTCCCAAGCTGCCATTTTTCATTCTGTTTAAACGGGATCCCAGAGATTTTGATCATATTATCCCCCATCTCTATCCAACTTTTCATCTGCATTCATAACTAGCGTATTCCGATTTTTATTAATCATGTTAAGATTGATAAACAATAATGAGGGGTGCAAATCGAATTGTTATTTGCAGAAGTGTAGGAAAGGGAAAAGGATGAAAGATACTTAACTAAAAGTTTTTTAAAGCAATTTACCGAATGAATTTATTGGAGAGTTCATTGTTACTCAGCAATAAAATGGTGCGTTACTTTAAGAAGGACCATCAAACTGTGGTCCTCCTAAGTGAAAGCGCTCAGAAAAACTTGAGCGCTTTTTTATATGAAATATTAGTAACTTAATTTATCTATTGACCACGATATCAAAAAGGATTTTATTATTGCCCTTCGAACCTATGCCACTTAAAATCTTCGTTCTTAAATATATTTGTATCTTTGGGGTACCCAAGATAATAAAGTTTTTTTCCGTCTTTATTAAATGCAATGGGGTGAAGGGAGTCAATTTGTTCACTGAAAGGGAATAAGAAAGCAATGCGTTCTCCTTTGTTTATCTCCTTTCTTTTTAAGTTAGGCTCGATACCGGCCTCTATATAGGCGACTTCTTCGTCGTATGAAATTAGACTCAGCAAGGTGACTTCATCTTTTTCATTGGAAAAACTCATGCCTCCAACTGTTTGAATTTTATCTGAACTATATGGAGTATTGGTTGATGCATTACTGCGGAAAAACAAACCTGACCTCTCGGATAAAACGGTTTGATAGATCTTTTGTTTATCGCTCTTAAACAAAAAAATAACAGATGAACCTGTATCATAATGCTCCATTAACTCTGCATCTTTTGAAAGGAAAGTATTGCTTTTGGCAGCACTTAACGCCGTAAAACTATACCCATTAATAACGAATATCAATATGATTACCATTAACATCGGTACTCCGACTTTCAATTTCTTCATCTGTTAATCCCCCTTATAATAATTTCACTCCTTTTTTCAAAATAACCTTCAAGTTAAAAGAACATCTTTTCAAATTATTAACATTATTTTAACATGAATTTCCATTTTAATGATTGAAAATTTGAACTCTTGATAAATTCAACTACCTTGAATAATTTCAAATTTGAAAAATTTAGTTTCAGGTTTTATCATAGACGGTTATTTTGCGGGCTAATGTTTGTAATCTCACGTGGACATGGTATAACCAAATAGAGAGCTGAAATAAAGGAGACCACAAAATGCTTAAGGTGAATATGGAAAAGTATTTGAAAAATAACGAAGTGTTATATGCTGATGAGATTGAGTATGCCCAGAAGCAGGGTCTAATTGAAGAGGGAGCCGCGAGTGAAAAAAACTCTGCGGAGCGGTTTAACGACGCCTATATCGAGTTGAGTGACAAGGAAACAGAGCAAGTAGCGGCCAATGGCGGTACAGATATTTTGCAGCAGCCAATTTCCTATTTAAAGAAGAACATGAATCAGTTCATTTATGTGGAATCGAAATGGTTCGAGCTAGTGGACGTCGATGCGGTCGTTCTTGAGGTAGACGATGTTTTCCGGAATTACCAGGCGCTGCTCGGACTGAAGCTTCAGAAGAAATATGGGGATAGACTGAATGGACTTTTGCAGGAAAAGTTCTGTTTTGCAAAAACAGACTACAGCCTCATGTTTGACGGAGGCGAAGGAATCTGGAATTTCAACTTTTCTCTGGAGGCTTTGAAGGAATTCAATGAAGAGAAAACGATTAGCGAAACGCTTGGCCTTGTGTACAATTTTTTATTTACCTTGGCACAAGAAGTGGAAGTTTAATTCACAATACAGCAGAAAAGATTTTGCATAGGGGGCCAATCATGAAAAGAGTATATATTGCCGGTCCGTTTTTTAACGAAACGGAGCTCAAATATTTGGAAGAGGTAGAGGAGATTTTGCAGGAGAAAGGTTTGAAAATCTTCTCGCCGATGAGACACCCATTGGACAGCCAGGCTGAGTTTGGTACCCGCCAATGGTCAATTGAAACGTTTATGAAGAACTTGAAAAATATCAAGTGGGCTGAAATCATTGTTGGCATCTACCATGGGAACTATTCGGACAGCGGAACTGCCTGGGAGCTCGGTTACGGGTATGCCACGGACAAGCCTGTCATCGTT is a genomic window containing:
- a CDS encoding protein-glutamine gamma-glutamyltransferase; translated protein: MIKISGIPFKQNEKWQLGSIEKTIIQQMQNTSIVYSYNSQNELLFELKVRKNIIQSAKVMDKSQAVFTTFAYARCNPKYWQLTKTGGFLLRSDVQPGDAIMDIFRNSSMYAFECATAIPIIYYHAILFSIGEESFNSLFQNLYLYSWHTDTDLGIVTFNSTHFLPGDVLYVNNPDFDRKTPWFRGLNVVILEDGKLFGHGFNIRTAEEIIQILNEKRGPDSHKSAYITKLVTRPSFKYLYRAANFSLTDRTSKIQRPIVHHNKNSISYAHYLYYSL
- a CDS encoding nucleoside 2-deoxyribosyltransferase, whose product is MKRVYIAGPFFNETELKYLEEVEEILQEKGLKIFSPMRHPLDSQAEFGTRQWSIETFMKNLKNIKWAEIIVGIYHGNYSDSGTAWELGYGYATDKPVIVVHVGENSNLMVHEGAHANITLDELRDYDFGELASSFYTGEMR